The following coding sequences lie in one Calothrix sp. NIES-2098 genomic window:
- a CDS encoding cobyrinic acid a,c-diamide synthase — protein MPTVIAVLNQKGGSGKTTIATNLAHALQRDEYKVLLVDSDPQGSTRDWNEANGGSIIPVVGLDRETLAKDLQAISHGYDWIVIDGAPQIAKLSAAAVKTADLVLIPVQPSPYDIWACADLVDIIAARWEVTEGKPKAVFVISRAIKNTKLSTEITNALEDYSLPVLKAGTTQRVAYPTTAAEGLTVFNEPNSDAAKEIDSLKKEVLRFIKHGT, from the coding sequence ATGCCAACAGTTATCGCTGTCCTGAACCAGAAGGGAGGATCAGGAAAAACGACCATTGCAACTAATCTCGCTCATGCTCTACAGCGAGATGAATATAAAGTTTTACTCGTTGACTCTGACCCACAGGGAAGTACTAGAGACTGGAATGAAGCCAACGGCGGCAGCATTATCCCTGTTGTTGGACTTGACCGAGAGACACTAGCTAAGGATCTGCAAGCAATTTCGCATGGATATGATTGGATAGTTATTGATGGAGCGCCACAAATCGCCAAACTCAGTGCGGCTGCTGTCAAAACTGCCGATTTAGTTCTTATCCCAGTACAACCAAGTCCCTATGATATTTGGGCTTGCGCTGATTTGGTTGATATCATTGCCGCACGATGGGAAGTGACTGAGGGTAAGCCAAAAGCTGTTTTTGTTATCAGTCGTGCTATCAAAAATACCAAACTTAGCACAGAAATTACTAACGCCTTGGAAGATTACAGCTTACCTGTACTCAAAGCTGGAACTACTCAACGGGTAGCTTATCCGACAACAGCAGCAGAAGGTTTAACTGTGTTCAATGAACCCAACAGTGATGCTGCCAAAGAAATTGACTCACTTAAAAAAGAAGTGTTGAGGTTTATCAAGCATGGTACTTAA